Sequence from the Heterodontus francisci isolate sHetFra1 unplaced genomic scaffold, sHetFra1.hap1 HAP1_SCAFFOLD_927, whole genome shotgun sequence genome:
agaagatgaagatgaagaagatgaagaagaagatgaagaagaagaagaagaagatgaagatgaagatgaagaagaagaagaagaagatgaagatgaagatgaagaagaagaagatgaagatgaagctgaagaagaagaagaagaagaagatgaagatgaagaagaagaagaagaagaagaagaagaagaagaagaagaagaagatgaagaagaagaagaagaagaagaagaagaagaagaagaagaagaagatgaagatgaagaagaagaagaagaagatgaagatgaagatgaagaagaagaagaagaagaagaagaagatgaagatgaagaagaagatgaagatgaagaagaagaagaagatgaagatgatgaagaagaagaagaagatgaagaagaagaagatgaagatgaagatgaagaagatgaagatgaagaagaagaagaagaagaagaacatgaagacgaagaagctgaagatgaagatgaagaagatgaagatgaagaacaagatgaagaagaagaagatgaagatgaagatgaagaagatgaagaagaagatgaagatgaagaagatgaagatgaagatgaagaagaagaagatgaagatgaagatgaagatgaagatgaagatgaagaagatgaagatgaagatgaagaagaagaggaagaagaagatgaagatgaagatgaagaagatgaagaagatgatgaagaagaagaagaagaagatgaagatgaagaagaagaagatgaagatgaagatgaagatgaagaagaagaagaagaagatgaagatgaagatgaagaagatgaagatgaaga
This genomic interval carries:
- the LOC137361875 gene encoding LOW QUALITY PROTEIN: uncharacterized protein DDB_G0283697-like (The sequence of the model RefSeq protein was modified relative to this genomic sequence to represent the inferred CDS: deleted 3 bases in 2 codons), with translation EDEEEEEEDEDEDEEEEEEDEDEDEEEEDEDEAEEEEEEKMKMKKKKKKKKKKKKKKKMKKKKKKKKKKKKKKKMKMKKKKKKMKMKMKKKKKKKKKMKMKKDEDEEEEEDEDDEEEEEDEEEEDEDEDEEDEDEEEEEEEEHEDEEAEDEDEEDEDEEQDEEEDEEEEGEEEEEEEEEEEEEEDEDEDEDEDEEEEDEDEEEEEEEEEEEEEDEEEEEEDEDEDEEDEDEDAEDEDEDEDEDEDEEEEEEEEEEEDEDEDEDEDEEEDEDEDEEDEDEEEEDEDEDE